A portion of the Candidatus Nanopelagicales bacterium genome contains these proteins:
- a CDS encoding queuosine precursor transporter has translation MTGSGHYATVVAIFCGLLLISNIGATKLIEFGPIITDGGAFLFPLVYITGDVLSEVYGLKAATRAIYLGFGLAMLAAFTFWIVQISPPAPGYENQEAFAAVLGFVPRIVVASLAGYLVGQFLNAYVLVKIKERTQEKKLWMRLIGSTLVGEAADTVVFCTIAFYGIITGGDFLNYVIVGYVYKVGLEVVLLPITYRVIALVKRHEPTYVLPNPPAVEVR, from the coding sequence ATGACGGGCTCCGGGCACTACGCGACCGTCGTCGCAATCTTCTGCGGTTTGCTGCTCATCTCCAACATCGGTGCCACCAAACTGATCGAGTTCGGGCCCATCATCACCGACGGCGGTGCGTTCCTGTTCCCGCTCGTCTACATCACTGGCGATGTACTCAGCGAGGTATATGGCCTCAAAGCCGCCACCCGCGCGATCTACCTTGGTTTTGGCCTCGCGATGCTGGCCGCGTTCACCTTCTGGATTGTGCAGATCTCTCCGCCCGCACCCGGATACGAGAACCAGGAAGCCTTCGCTGCCGTCCTAGGATTCGTTCCCCGCATCGTGGTGGCGAGTCTGGCCGGGTACCTAGTCGGCCAGTTCCTCAACGCGTACGTGCTCGTCAAAATCAAGGAGCGCACACAGGAGAAGAAGCTGTGGATGCGGCTCATTGGCTCGACGTTGGTTGGGGAAGCTGCCGATACCGTCGTCTTCTGCACGATCGCCTTCTACGGCATCATCACCGGCGGTGACTTCCTCAACTATGTGATCGTCGGCTACGTCTACAAGGTTGGCCTGGAGGTCGTTCTGCTGCCGATCACCTATCGTGTCATTGCCTTGGTCAAGCGCCACGAACCGACCTACGTGCTGCCAAACCCGCCAGCGGTCGAGGTTCGCTAG
- a CDS encoding TrpB-like pyridoxal phosphate-dependent enzyme, whose amino-acid sequence MDDSVKRHKFELSEDEMPTNWYNIVADLPTPPPPPLHPGTHEPVGPADLAPLFPMALIEQEVSTQRYIEIPGGVLDVYRQWRPSPLFRAHRLEKALDTPARIYYKYEGVSPAGSHKPNTAVPQAYYNAAEGVRKLTTETGAGQWGTALAFACALFDMECEIWQVGASYDSKPYRRLMIEAFGGVVHRSPSDLTEVGRALGANPANQSGSLGIAISEAVEVAAQDPTVRYALGSVLNHVLLHQTIIGEEAILQLAKAGDTPTLIVGCTGGGSNFAGLSFPFLREKLAGKISPRILAAEPASCPSLTRGVYAYDFGDTAGMTPLMKMHTLGHDFIPDPIHAGGLRYHGMAPLISHVYEEGLMDAEAVPQTECFAAAVQFARTEGIVAAPEPTHALALAVREAKRARETGEETVILTALCGHGHFDLPAYDSYLTGQMQDEAVSDARFAAALETIPAI is encoded by the coding sequence ATGGATGACTCAGTCAAGCGACACAAGTTCGAACTCAGCGAAGACGAGATGCCGACCAACTGGTACAACATCGTCGCTGACTTGCCAACACCTCCGCCCCCGCCGCTGCACCCCGGGACGCACGAGCCGGTCGGACCAGCAGACCTCGCTCCCCTCTTTCCGATGGCATTGATCGAGCAAGAGGTTTCGACGCAGCGCTACATCGAGATTCCCGGCGGAGTACTGGACGTCTACCGACAGTGGCGACCAAGCCCGCTGTTCCGCGCACACCGGTTGGAGAAGGCGCTCGATACCCCGGCTCGGATCTACTACAAGTACGAAGGCGTCTCACCGGCCGGTTCGCACAAGCCGAATACCGCCGTCCCGCAGGCGTACTACAACGCCGCCGAGGGTGTCCGCAAGCTGACTACTGAGACCGGCGCTGGCCAGTGGGGCACTGCACTGGCATTTGCTTGCGCACTCTTCGACATGGAGTGCGAGATCTGGCAGGTCGGTGCCTCCTACGATTCCAAGCCCTACCGCCGACTGATGATTGAGGCGTTCGGCGGAGTGGTCCACCGCTCCCCCAGCGACCTGACGGAAGTGGGTCGCGCGCTCGGGGCAAATCCGGCCAATCAATCTGGATCGCTCGGGATCGCCATCTCCGAGGCAGTCGAGGTTGCGGCCCAGGACCCGACCGTCCGGTACGCGCTGGGGTCGGTCCTCAACCACGTCCTGCTGCACCAGACGATCATTGGTGAAGAAGCGATCCTGCAACTGGCCAAGGCTGGCGATACCCCCACCTTGATTGTGGGCTGTACCGGAGGTGGATCGAACTTCGCCGGTTTGAGCTTCCCGTTCCTGCGGGAGAAATTGGCGGGCAAGATCAGCCCACGGATTCTTGCTGCCGAGCCGGCCAGTTGTCCATCGCTTACCCGCGGTGTGTACGCCTACGACTTCGGCGACACCGCCGGAATGACTCCGCTGATGAAGATGCACACCCTGGGTCATGACTTCATTCCCGATCCGATCCACGCTGGCGGGCTGCGCTATCACGGCATGGCACCGCTGATCTCGCACGTCTACGAAGAGGGTCTGATGGATGCCGAGGCAGTCCCGCAGACCGAGTGCTTCGCCGCTGCGGTCCAATTCGCCAGAACCGAGGGGATAGTTGCGGCTCCGGAGCCGACCCACGCGTTGGCGCTGGCAGTTAGGGAAGCCAAGCGCGCCAGGGAAACCGGCGAGGAGACGGTGATTCTGACTGCCCTGTGCGGTCACGGACACTTCGATTTGCCCGCATACGACTCCTACCTCACTGGGCAGATGCAGGACGAGGCAGTTTCCGATGCGCGGTTTGCCGCTGCGTTGGAGACCATCCCCGCGATCTGA
- a CDS encoding peroxiredoxin yields the protein METTEATVTSMPRIGDQAPAFTASTTQGEVDFPGDFAGDWVILFSHPADFTPVCTTEFMTFASLQDKFAKANTKLVGLSIDGLYSHIAWLRTIREKISFNGMSDVEVTFPLIEDISMNVAKKYGMIQPGESTTQAVRAVFVIDPTGKIRTIIYYPLSLGRNFDELYRVVVALQTADEFGVATPADWRPGDRVIVPTAGSCGVAADRVAGAEEGVECEDWFFCTKELSEQTVLDRVLAK from the coding sequence ATGGAGACCACCGAAGCCACTGTCACCTCAATGCCGCGGATCGGCGACCAAGCACCGGCCTTCACCGCCAGCACGACCCAGGGCGAGGTCGACTTCCCCGGCGATTTTGCCGGCGATTGGGTCATCCTCTTCAGCCACCCGGCCGACTTCACGCCGGTTTGCACGACTGAGTTCATGACATTCGCCTCGCTTCAGGACAAGTTCGCCAAGGCGAACACCAAGCTGGTTGGCCTATCGATCGATGGCCTCTACAGCCACATTGCCTGGCTGCGCACCATCAGGGAGAAGATCTCCTTCAACGGGATGAGTGACGTTGAGGTGACGTTCCCCCTCATTGAAGACATCTCCATGAACGTCGCCAAGAAGTACGGGATGATCCAGCCCGGTGAGAGCACGACCCAGGCCGTGCGCGCGGTCTTCGTGATCGATCCAACAGGCAAGATTCGGACCATCATCTACTACCCGCTGAGCCTCGGGCGCAACTTCGATGAGCTATACCGCGTTGTGGTGGCACTACAGACGGCCGATGAGTTTGGGGTTGCGACTCCTGCTGACTGGCGTCCTGGCGACCGAGTCATTGTTCCCACTGCCGGCTCGTGCGGGGTTGCGGCAGATCGAGTTGCTGGCGCTGAAGAAGGTGTCGAGTGCGAGGACTGGTTCTTCTGCACCAAGGAACTCTCCGAGCAGACCGTGCTCGATCGGGTCCTTGCCAAGTAG
- a CDS encoding sigma-70 family RNA polymerase sigma factor — MDRDQLAQELPDQADGLLRFTRTLTRDPQQAQDLAQETMTRALEHSASFHGDSGLSTWLHRIAHNLAVDQSRRKREVPVDELAESVEALWRNEAYTVDAQTVVSRAQQRRKLDEALHRLPVIYRAAVVLHDAEGMTMKQIADIQNIGLSAAKQRLRRGRMMLVSELSDDASLPVGAPVQVLDCWQARSRVSDYMNGSLADTERASVEAHLEICPTCPPLYHALVGVRTALRET, encoded by the coding sequence ATGGATCGCGACCAGCTGGCACAGGAACTGCCGGACCAGGCCGACGGTCTACTCCGGTTCACCCGCACTCTGACTCGCGATCCGCAGCAGGCCCAGGACCTCGCGCAGGAGACGATGACCCGCGCGTTGGAGCATTCCGCGAGCTTCCATGGCGACTCTGGACTTTCGACCTGGCTGCACCGAATCGCCCACAACCTCGCAGTTGACCAATCTCGTCGCAAGCGAGAGGTGCCAGTCGACGAGTTGGCTGAATCGGTCGAGGCACTCTGGCGCAACGAGGCGTACACGGTCGACGCGCAGACAGTTGTGAGCCGGGCCCAGCAGCGAAGGAAGTTAGACGAGGCGCTGCACCGATTGCCAGTGATCTACCGCGCCGCGGTGGTCCTGCACGATGCGGAAGGGATGACGATGAAGCAGATCGCTGACATCCAGAACATCGGCCTGTCGGCAGCCAAACAACGCTTGCGACGCGGCCGGATGATGCTGGTCAGCGAGCTCTCCGACGACGCATCGCTGCCGGTGGGAGCACCCGTGCAAGTCCTTGATTGCTGGCAAGCGCGCAGCCGTGTCAGCGATTACATGAACGGCTCACTTGCCGACACCGAACGTGCCTCAGTCGAGGCGCACCTGGAAATCTGTCCGACCTGCCCGCCGCTCTACCATGCACTCGTCGGCGTCCGAACGGCGCTGCGGGAGACCTGA
- a CDS encoding DUF2892 domain-containing protein, with the protein MLTNEGTVDRAARAVAGVVAVVVALLIGIGSVLGIVLGIVGVVLLVTGAVGFCPIYRVFGLSTCPVKQH; encoded by the coding sequence ATGCTTACCAATGAAGGCACTGTGGATCGGGCCGCCCGGGCAGTTGCAGGCGTGGTGGCCGTTGTTGTAGCACTGCTGATCGGCATCGGGTCCGTCCTCGGCATCGTGCTGGGGATTGTCGGCGTAGTCCTACTCGTTACGGGGGCGGTTGGTTTCTGCCCTATCTACCGGGTGTTTGGACTCTCGACCTGCCCGGTCAAGCAGCACTAA
- a CDS encoding DUF4190 domain-containing protein produces the protein MSTPEDGPQVPPSVPPVQPPPPPAQPPVPPPAGGGAPPPPPVPPAGQPPMPGAQPQKTNLPVISLVLGILSIFCLGFISGIAAIITGIMGRKRSKELGQSPTMATWGIITGIVGSIISIVILIVVLVSGAFFVNTASNQVTVAKQLRPATVAAEQYAAANNGSFEGLTTQALSSFNFVPSGDVVVDAVPLNAGSSYCIEGHMKDEPLSKIHVPASANNRVMIDINGESYEYSLGGCPTS, from the coding sequence ATGAGCACCCCCGAGGACGGTCCCCAAGTTCCACCGTCGGTACCGCCGGTGCAACCTCCCCCGCCTCCTGCCCAGCCGCCGGTTCCCCCGCCTGCCGGCGGAGGCGCGCCGCCACCCCCGCCGGTTCCGCCGGCAGGCCAGCCGCCCATGCCCGGTGCTCAACCGCAGAAGACGAACTTGCCCGTCATCTCGTTGGTACTTGGAATCCTGTCGATCTTCTGCCTTGGCTTCATTTCGGGCATCGCGGCGATCATCACCGGCATCATGGGCCGCAAGCGCTCCAAAGAACTGGGCCAGAGCCCGACCATGGCGACGTGGGGCATCATCACCGGCATCGTCGGATCGATCATCTCGATCGTGATTCTGATCGTGGTGCTTGTTAGTGGCGCTTTCTTCGTCAACACAGCCAGCAACCAAGTGACGGTCGCTAAGCAATTACGACCGGCGACTGTCGCGGCGGAGCAGTATGCGGCCGCCAACAATGGCAGCTTCGAGGGCCTGACTACCCAAGCGCTGTCCAGTTTCAACTTCGTCCCGTCAGGTGATGTGGTCGTTGACGCGGTGCCGCTGAATGCCGGTTCGAGTTATTGCATCGAGGGTCACATGAAGGACGAGCCGTTGTCGAAGATTCACGTGCCGGCCAGCGCCAACAACCGGGTGATGATCGATATCAATGGCGAGTCGTACGAGTACAGCCTCGGCGGCTGCCCAACGTCGTAG
- a CDS encoding fasciclin domain-containing protein, whose amino-acid sequence MKSQHTRRALAVTTAGAALASVGLAATVTPAAAAPKSLATVLTSDGNKFDRNSGDFDVATEAVLTVLKAKPGSAVGALTNPTTKLTAFVPTDKAFMVLASDLSGKHITSEKRAFKVVAGLGVDTVETVLLYHVVVGPKINAKAALNANGAKLATAAGPSIKVKVTKRPAIILRDKDTNSRNARVILKLTNINKGNPQLAHGIDRVLRPVDLPPTVK is encoded by the coding sequence ATGAAGTCACAGCACACCCGTCGAGCCTTGGCCGTAACAACCGCCGGGGCGGCGCTCGCGTCAGTCGGACTAGCCGCAACGGTCACCCCCGCTGCAGCGGCGCCAAAGAGCTTGGCAACCGTGTTGACCAGCGATGGGAACAAGTTTGACCGCAACTCCGGGGACTTCGATGTTGCGACTGAGGCAGTCCTCACGGTTCTGAAGGCCAAACCGGGCTCCGCCGTCGGCGCACTCACCAACCCGACGACCAAGCTGACCGCGTTCGTGCCCACGGACAAGGCATTCATGGTGTTGGCGTCAGATCTCAGTGGTAAGCACATCACGAGTGAGAAGCGGGCCTTCAAAGTAGTTGCGGGCCTGGGCGTCGACACTGTCGAGACTGTCCTGCTCTACCACGTGGTGGTGGGACCAAAGATCAACGCGAAGGCCGCACTCAACGCCAATGGGGCGAAGCTAGCGACCGCGGCGGGTCCGTCAATCAAGGTGAAGGTGACCAAGCGGCCGGCCATCATTTTGCGCGACAAGGACACCAACTCGCGGAATGCCCGAGTCATTCTCAAGCTGACCAATATCAACAAGGGCAACCCGCAACTGGCACACGGGATCGACAGAGTGCTGCGTCCAGTCGACCTACCACCGACAGTGAAGTAA
- a CDS encoding sigma-70 family RNA polymerase sigma factor, with protein sequence MSDLEPAALGQRLANGDEAALAQAYERWSTLIYTIALRSVGNREDAADITQAVFVSAWRGRANFNHTVGEVPSWLVAIAKRRIVDHYRASGRRPETPVEAVPEAVSPAPSDVGDPTATIDRVVLAAEISALGNPADAIIRLAFYSDMTHQQVAEELRLPLGTVKSHIRRSLLRMRNRLEVTHAAL encoded by the coding sequence ATGAGTGACCTTGAGCCCGCTGCCCTCGGGCAGCGCCTTGCCAACGGTGATGAAGCCGCTTTGGCGCAGGCCTATGAGCGTTGGTCCACACTCATCTACACGATCGCATTGCGGTCAGTTGGCAACCGGGAGGATGCCGCCGACATCACCCAGGCCGTCTTCGTGTCCGCATGGCGCGGCCGAGCCAACTTCAACCACACCGTTGGCGAGGTTCCGTCATGGCTGGTCGCGATCGCCAAACGTCGGATCGTCGACCACTACCGAGCCAGTGGACGGCGACCCGAAACGCCAGTCGAGGCGGTCCCGGAAGCCGTGTCGCCGGCACCGAGTGACGTCGGCGATCCGACCGCGACGATCGACCGAGTCGTGCTCGCGGCCGAAATTTCTGCGCTCGGGAACCCGGCAGATGCGATCATTCGGTTGGCGTTCTACTCAGACATGACACATCAACAAGTCGCAGAGGAACTTCGGCTGCCGCTCGGAACGGTCAAGAGCCATATTCGACGTTCATTGCTGCGAATGCGCAACCGACTGGAGGTGACCCATGCAGCACTGTGA
- a CDS encoding anti-sigma factor, with the protein MQHCDPTTLALVGIGEVPASEQDAEHLRSCAQCQAEVASFARVATVGRSITVEDQPVEPPASVWDNIQAQVSAKPTEDIVDTESGTKTASGSDPDPGTSAVGVTADEPTSIEDFSKRGERGKRGKRSKWLPLVAAAAVGALLGGSVIAGVVAQNDAKQAPAVLASGALAPLPDGADQQTTGKARLERAGDQYVLQVSAAQLPAPSGFFEVWMMNPATSGLVAVGSFNANQTEASFPLPEGLSLTEYTTVDISDEPFDGVPGHSAVSVLRGNLSA; encoded by the coding sequence ATGCAGCACTGTGACCCCACGACGCTGGCGCTCGTCGGAATCGGAGAGGTGCCCGCCAGTGAACAAGATGCTGAGCACCTTCGTTCCTGCGCTCAGTGCCAGGCAGAAGTCGCCAGCTTCGCTCGCGTTGCCACCGTCGGCCGAAGCATCACCGTCGAGGACCAGCCGGTTGAGCCACCAGCTTCGGTCTGGGACAACATTCAGGCTCAAGTGTCGGCCAAGCCGACGGAGGACATCGTTGACACAGAATCCGGCACGAAAACCGCGAGTGGCTCCGACCCTGACCCGGGAACCTCGGCCGTCGGCGTGACAGCCGATGAACCGACCTCGATCGAGGATTTCAGTAAGCGCGGCGAGCGCGGCAAGCGCGGCAAGCGCAGCAAGTGGCTGCCGCTGGTTGCTGCCGCCGCCGTGGGAGCGCTGCTCGGCGGATCAGTCATCGCCGGAGTAGTTGCCCAGAACGACGCGAAACAGGCGCCAGCCGTGCTGGCCAGCGGGGCCCTCGCGCCTTTGCCGGACGGTGCTGATCAGCAGACAACGGGCAAGGCCCGACTGGAGCGAGCTGGCGATCAGTACGTGTTGCAGGTGTCGGCTGCGCAGTTGCCTGCCCCATCTGGATTCTTCGAAGTGTGGATGATGAATCCCGCGACCTCAGGGCTCGTTGCGGTCGGGTCTTTCAACGCAAACCAAACCGAGGCGTCCTTTCCGCTTCCGGAAGGACTGTCGCTCACCGAGTACACGACCGTTGACATCTCCGATGAACCGTTCGACGGGGTGCCGGGCCACTCGGCGGTCAGCGTGCTTCGCGGAAACCTGTCAGCCTGA
- the ald gene encoding alanine dehydrogenase, whose translation MLMHVGVPAEIKDHETRTAVTPSLAAALVRRGHEVLVQEGVGLNSGLSDAQYADAGARLVADADTVWSAADLIVKVKEPIEAEYARFRPDQVIFSYLHLAAARECQQALVDAGCTGIAFETVQLADGSLPLLAPMSEIAGRLAVQFGADYLTAPMGGRGLLLGGIAGVAPANVVVIGAGAAGMHATSVAVGLRGLVTVVDLSLDRLRSVNDHYSGRVLTVAGTDHLEVEDSIAEADLVVCAALVPGARAPIIVTEEMLDRMPRGAVVVDVAIDQGGNCAVSRPTTHAEPTFTSHGVLVSCITNLPAAVPRTATFALSTAIAPYVLKLADLGWKAAVAQDPALAGGVNVSGGKVVHPALLQD comes from the coding sequence GTGCTCATGCATGTTGGCGTTCCGGCTGAGATCAAGGACCACGAGACGCGTACTGCCGTTACCCCTTCGCTTGCGGCAGCCCTGGTGCGGCGTGGCCACGAAGTGCTCGTCCAGGAGGGCGTCGGGCTCAATTCCGGACTCTCCGACGCGCAGTATGCCGATGCGGGTGCGCGCTTAGTGGCCGATGCCGACACCGTTTGGTCAGCGGCGGACCTAATCGTCAAGGTCAAAGAACCCATCGAGGCTGAGTACGCCAGGTTCCGACCAGACCAGGTGATCTTCTCCTACCTCCACCTAGCCGCCGCCCGCGAATGCCAGCAGGCGCTCGTCGATGCCGGATGCACCGGGATCGCGTTCGAGACCGTTCAACTCGCGGATGGTTCCCTGCCGCTACTGGCACCGATGTCAGAGATCGCTGGTCGGCTCGCGGTTCAGTTTGGCGCCGACTACCTGACCGCACCGATGGGTGGCCGGGGATTGTTGCTCGGCGGTATCGCCGGAGTCGCGCCAGCCAACGTTGTTGTCATCGGCGCAGGTGCCGCAGGTATGCACGCCACCTCCGTCGCCGTGGGTCTGCGGGGGCTGGTCACAGTGGTTGACCTAAGCCTGGACCGCCTTCGATCGGTGAACGATCATTACTCAGGTCGGGTGCTGACGGTCGCCGGGACCGATCATTTGGAGGTCGAGGATTCCATCGCCGAGGCCGACCTCGTGGTGTGTGCCGCCCTCGTCCCAGGCGCTCGGGCCCCCATCATCGTGACCGAAGAGATGCTGGATCGAATGCCCCGCGGGGCCGTGGTGGTGGATGTCGCCATCGATCAAGGCGGGAACTGCGCAGTGTCGCGGCCGACGACCCACGCAGAGCCGACCTTCACCTCGCACGGGGTGTTGGTTTCCTGCATCACGAACCTGCCGGCCGCCGTTCCGCGGACCGCTACCTTCGCCCTGAGCACGGCCATCGCGCCTTACGTACTAAAGCTCGCCGACCTCGGCTGGAAAGCGGCAGTAGCCCAAGATCCAGCGCTTGCTGGCGGAGTCAATGTGTCGGGCGGCAAGGTCGTTCATCCCGCACTACTGCAGGACTGA
- a CDS encoding LemA family protein, whose translation MLTAIVIVVIVLAILGFGFLQFNKLRRLSIDANEGYAQIEVQLSRRSDLIPNLVNTVKGYAEHERSVFESVTNARAAVTSAHSVGETAAADEQLTRAVRQVMLVAENYPDLKASTNFLQLQEELTTTENKIAFSRQYYNDTVRSLNTAIVTFPSMLFVGLAGATKREFYEVPDASQRVAPDVGFNER comes from the coding sequence GTGCTCACCGCCATCGTCATCGTTGTCATCGTGCTTGCAATCTTGGGGTTCGGATTCCTGCAGTTCAACAAGTTGCGTCGTTTGTCCATCGATGCGAACGAGGGATATGCCCAAATCGAGGTCCAACTGTCACGGCGATCGGATCTGATCCCCAATCTGGTCAACACGGTCAAGGGGTATGCCGAACACGAGCGTTCCGTCTTCGAATCGGTAACCAACGCCCGCGCCGCCGTGACCTCGGCTCACAGTGTCGGGGAGACCGCCGCCGCTGACGAGCAGCTGACTCGCGCGGTGCGCCAAGTGATGCTGGTGGCGGAGAACTATCCTGATCTCAAAGCGTCCACCAACTTCCTGCAATTGCAGGAGGAACTCACCACCACGGAGAACAAGATCGCCTTCTCACGCCAGTACTACAACGACACCGTGCGCAGTCTGAACACGGCGATCGTGACGTTTCCGTCAATGTTGTTTGTCGGACTGGCTGGTGCGACCAAGCGCGAGTTCTATGAGGTCCCGGACGCTTCCCAGCGGGTGGCGCCCGACGTTGGATTCAATGAGCGATGA
- a CDS encoding M48 family metallopeptidase — protein MSVSFRAEQSKNKRKTFLLLFCMFLFVVAAIWAVANLVGYGGSVWIVPIAVTIALVGVWGSYWNSDKLVLAMTHARVIDHATAPQLFNVVDEVRIAAGLPMPTVAIVEDPAPNAFATGRDPDHAVIAFTTGILEAMDREQLQGVTAHEMAHVGNRDTLVMAVAATTAGLLAIIADIGIRMSFFSRRDSSSNPIAVIVGLVVLLLAPIAAVLMRSAISRKRESLADATAVQFTRNPAGLRRALELLAADGTVVEAKSTAVAHVWIESPLDGKDKSLFDTHPPLADRIATLRAMETSGPHPS, from the coding sequence ATGAGCGTTTCCTTCCGCGCGGAGCAGTCAAAGAACAAGCGCAAGACCTTTCTGCTGCTCTTCTGCATGTTCCTCTTCGTGGTTGCCGCAATCTGGGCGGTCGCGAACCTCGTCGGATACGGCGGGTCGGTGTGGATCGTTCCGATCGCGGTGACGATCGCCTTGGTCGGCGTGTGGGGTAGCTACTGGAACAGCGACAAGCTTGTTCTGGCGATGACCCATGCTCGAGTCATCGATCACGCAACCGCACCGCAGCTGTTCAACGTCGTCGACGAGGTTCGAATTGCCGCGGGACTGCCGATGCCGACGGTGGCAATTGTGGAAGACCCTGCTCCGAACGCATTTGCCACCGGTCGCGATCCCGACCATGCCGTGATCGCCTTTACGACCGGAATCCTGGAGGCGATGGATCGCGAGCAACTCCAAGGTGTCACCGCCCACGAGATGGCCCATGTCGGCAACCGCGACACCTTGGTCATGGCCGTGGCTGCCACGACTGCGGGACTGCTGGCGATCATCGCGGACATCGGAATCCGAATGTCGTTCTTTAGTCGCCGCGACTCGTCGAGCAACCCGATCGCCGTGATCGTTGGCCTCGTAGTGTTACTGCTTGCCCCCATCGCGGCTGTGTTGATGCGATCGGCGATCTCCCGCAAGCGCGAGTCGTTGGCTGACGCGACCGCCGTGCAGTTCACGCGTAACCCCGCCGGGCTGCGTAGGGCGTTGGAGTTACTTGCTGCCGACGGCACTGTCGTCGAAGCGAAATCGACAGCCGTCGCGCACGTGTGGATCGAATCGCCACTCGATGGCAAGGACAAGAGCCTGTTCGATACCCACCCCCCGCTGGCAGATCGCATCGCAACCCTGCGGGCGATGGAGACATCGGGCCCACATCCATCATGA